In Rutidosis leptorrhynchoides isolate AG116_Rl617_1_P2 chromosome 2, CSIRO_AGI_Rlap_v1, whole genome shotgun sequence, one genomic interval encodes:
- the LOC139893015 gene encoding transcription factor bHLH51-like: MDDFVWSTWIPQEGVFDQFNNSCDHSFVAPNVHQFGDFDHVGGGECEDSKVLSASKNHSEAEKRRRDRINAHLDTLRKLTSNSDKMDKATLLGKVVEHIKELKSETIELSKVFKIPTELDQVIINLDSNTLDPCSKIFITALVCCEDRPELLSEIKQALDSLRLTMVQADMTCLGGRFICNFILCVTDNTGANEIATIKKSLKLLLGRIVSSSSYALSTNYRIKSKRQRFFCSSSYNTNDR; this comes from the exons ATGGACGATTTTGTTTGGTCTACTTGGATACCACAGGAAGGTGTTTTTGATCAATTCAACAACTCATGTGATCATTCTTTTGTAGCACCAAATGTTCATCAATTCGGCGATTTCGATCATGTTGGTGGTGGTGAATGTGAAGATAGTAAGGTCCTAAGTGCTTCAAAGAACCACAGTGAAGCCGAAAAGAGACGTAGAGATAGGATTAATGCACATCTTGACACTTTAAGGAAACTTACTTCCAATTCCGATAAG ATGGACAAAGCAACACTACTAGGGAAGGTAGTTGAACATATTAAAGAACTAAAGTCAGAAACTATTGAACTAAGCAAGGTTTTTAAAATTCCAACAGAACTAGATCAAGTAATCATCAATCTTGATTCAAACACTTTGGACCCTTGTAGCAAAATCTTCATCACGGCTTTAGTTTGTTGCGAAGATCGACCAGAACTATTGTCCGAGATCAAGCAAGCGCTTGATAGCCTAAGGTTAACCATGGTTCAAGCCGATATGACTTGTTTGGGTGGTAGGTTTATTTGCAACTTCATCCTATGTGTCACAGATAATACAGGTGCGAATGAGATAGCAACGATCAAAAAGTCTCTTAAATTATTACTAGGTAGAATTGTTTCATCGTCTTCGTATGCATTGTCAACAAATTATCGCATCAAAAGCAAGCGCCAAAGGTTCTTTTGTTCTTCAAGCTATAACACTAATGATCGTTGA